The following nucleotide sequence is from Lytechinus pictus isolate F3 Inbred chromosome 10, Lp3.0, whole genome shotgun sequence.
CCACTTTGACAAATGTGCTGGATCCAATAATATACATTAAATCTATGATGTAAATGTATTAAtctgatattgaaaaaaaaaatgttttcaaatacTCCATTTAAATGGCGATTTAGCAGTGAACTTTTCAAAGTCCAGAACTAGAAGTAAATTTACAAAAGGTCTCTGTACTCTACCAACTTGTTGAAAATCTTACGGATTGAATTGTGGGAAACTTTCAATAGCCGGGAAATGAAAGGACATACAACTTGCGCGATGCATAATATTGTGATTCACTAATTAAAAGACCACTCCATTAATATTTAACTTCACGCGGAGGTGAAATGCGCATAAAGCCAATCTAAACAATTATGAATGTACCAAAACACGGAAGGAACACAGGCCGGGAGGGCGGCCATCGGAGCTACCTCCAACGGAAAAGCAACCAAATTTTAAACACAAACAGTCGTCTTTAGACGTAACATGCAATTACGCGGTTCAAGAAACTCTTTTCTTTCCCCGGCAAAGCCCCCCACCCCACTCTTGCCCCTTCTCTCCTATGGATTAATTCTTTCTACCTTTCTCcatctctttttctcctctcggTCCCAGGTTCCTGGAGGGGGTATTGACTGAGAACGGAGGGGCACAGCCGATAGCCAAAGTTGACTGGTTCATTGTGAGGTTGGAAAGGTCACCATTCTTTGTGTACCTGAATGCAATGCCCTGGCTCCCTGCTTAAATTACAGATTTCAAATTCCCTTTGACACAATCTTGACTAGGAGACCCAGCACTCTATTCTCAATCCATTCGGTTTCGTTGGATCGGGTACAACAAATTCATGGAATACAATCAACTTGCTAGATTGTAATCGGAATTAATTCCTTTAAAAACCGTTCTGGCCTAAAAGATTGGAGTTTGTAACACTTATTTAGGAAGTATGAAATGATATTTTGATAATGGAGCTGTCTGGTTTGATTAGTTGTAagcggtgtttttttttaatatagcaAGGTCCATTAAAAAGACCATAAGAGAAGAGGGGTCGTTTTGTACATTAAATTGAATTGCAATATTTCTTGATTGAACTTAAAACAGGCAAGAGTGTAATTACACTTTAAAGGTTTCTTTCCATTTATGGAGTTTGATTTATTTGTACAGTCCACTGAGGAATTTAAGCTTGCATTACACAAAGATACTGGTagaaatgagaatgaaaaggTGCATCAATAGGTACAAAGTTTAAACTTTGCTCTGAATTTGAACATGACACCAACGAGGCAATTAAGGATCTGAATGGTTTGTTTTGCTGTTTTAAGCATCACACGAAGACGAAGACGAGGTCATGgagtaaaaataaacagaagacTGATAAGAACCTGTGCTTGGCCTTCATCGAGGTTTAGCCAAAAACACAGAACAACACTTTGTAAAGCAATCAGTCTGCAGATGGAATGATAGCTGATCTGTGATAGCTGCATCCTGTAAAATGTCGTTCTGAGGTCATTTGTCAGGCGATTGACCTCTTGGTCAGTGAATCAAAGCCCACATTCACTGACCGACTACCAGAGGTTTATGGACATGGTGGGGCGCAGGGTGGCCAAGGCAGCATTTGAAGGTATCATTGGTTGCGCACGTGTTCATTCGATATACCTATGATGGTTATGTCCAAGGATGGGTGTGAGGTCGCACGGGCTGATACCGGCCTCGTCCACCTCTCGAGCTACCTTCTTGACCACCGACAGGTGCGCCAAGCACCCGAGCTGCGCCCTCCCCATGACGATCTGACCCGTCATGAGGTAGTGGCCTTCGAGTTTCTTCACCCCGCAGCTCGTGGGCGTTGTGATGAGGCCGTAGTACCGGCTATGCTTGCCGGGCAGGAACACAGGGTCCTTCTGTCTGTACACCCGGCCCGCGGCAACGTTGATGTAGGTCTCCCTCGTGCTTTCTTCCGGGGTGACGGCCAGCATGCGACCCTTGATGGCTGCAGGAGTAAATGAGAAGGAAAGATTTGACCGAATAAGTCATAACTCATAaggatttcatcaaaataaattaGAGACACATGCCCAATTAATTTATAACTGAAAGGAAAAAGGTTagtatttcatatacatgtacattcaattaatttccagaagacattttcatgtgaaaacaAATCTTGAGTGTTTGTTGTGATGAAATTTAAGTAAATTTGTAATCTACTGTTTCTATAATAGCACagatcatattttcattttccttttaacTGAGTCTGCCCACTTTCTAAAATGATCAGCTAAAACAGAAAACAAGCCATACATtatcaaaatgttaaaaaaatgaagaaaaaaaattaaataacatGTCTTGTAATCAAATACGAGCTCAACATTAACATAAAAAACTATATAAAAATGACCACAATTGAACTATCTTACAGCATGAAGGTCCTACATATTTAATTGTGCATAActtaaccttttttctttttccaattaAGTCCTTTCAAGTATTACTAGTATGTATTTTTTGTCCTTATTTTTctgggtaaattgccaattcgccaactcatccactcaccacatggtctaccttcattcagtctaatgccattccgtccatcaacgtttcgtctaacaaccatttggtccaatcatcacttggTTTAATCCCCAGTTCATCTattaaccatttcgtctaataaccagttggtctaacacccattttcttttccttcattttgcacaattaacactttagtttaattagaccaaatggtatatggactaaatggctattggaccaactggttattagttGGAATGGCagtagactaaatgaaagtagaccatgtggtgagtggacgaactaatggtagactaaatgaaagtagacgagttggcaattggacgaattggcattacaTGAATTGGAAATAGACCATTTTTTCTGTGGTGCACTTGTAACAAGCTG
It contains:
- the LOC129269008 gene encoding meteorin-like protein; the protein is MDSALKEEIGEKCRKCEGGEIVAAFCSSDFAIKGRMLAVTPEESTRETYINVAAGRVYRQKDPVFLPGKHSRYYGLITTPTSCGVKKLEGHYLMTGQIVMGRAQLGCLAHLSVVKKVAREVDEAGISPCDLTPILGHNHHRYIE